The following proteins are encoded in a genomic region of Dasypus novemcinctus isolate mDasNov1 chromosome 3, mDasNov1.1.hap2, whole genome shotgun sequence:
- the CILP gene encoding cartilage intermediate layer protein 1: MVGPKAWVFSLLLLEATSVLGRQMMLSQSVRRVRPTKRTPSIMAKPADTLESPGEWTTWFNIDHPGGKGDYERLDAIRFYYGDRVCAQPLRLEARTTDWTPAVRTGQVVHGSPREGFWCLNREQRPGRNCSNYTVRFLCPPGSLRRDMEHVWNQWSPWSKCSAACGHTGVQTRTRTCLAETVLLCSEATEEGRLCMGRACAACDLTCPMGQVNADCDACMCQDFVLHGAIALPGGAPASGATVYLLTKTPKLLTQTDSRGKFRVPGLCPDGKSILKITKTKFAPLMLTMPKTSQKAAVVTAEFVRAETPYIVMSPETKARKAGQSVSLCCKATGKPSPDKYFWYHNNTLLDPSLYKHESKLVLRKLQQDQAGEYFCKAQSDAGAVKSKVAQLTVIAPDEIPCNPNPESYLIRLPHDCFQNATNSFYYDVGRCPVKTCAGQQDNGIRCRDAVENCCGISKTEEREIKCSGYTLPTKVAMECSCQRCTETRSIVRGRVSAADNGEPMRFGHVYMGNSRVSMTGYKGTFTLHVPQDTERLVLTFVDRLQKFVNTTKVLPFNKKGSAVFHDIKMLRRKEPITLEAMETNIIPLGEVIGEDPVAELEIPSKSFYRQNGEPYTGKVKASVTFLDPRIISTATAAQSDLNFINNDGDTFPLRTYGMFSVDFRDEATSESLNAGMVKVHLDSTQVKMPEHVSTMKLWSLNPDTGLWEEESDFKFEGQRRNKREERTFLVGNMEIRERRLFNLDVPESRRCFIKVRAYRSERFLPSEQIQGVVVSVINLEPRTGFSSNPRAWGRFDSVITGPNGACLPAFCDDQSPDAYSAYVLASLAGEELEAVESFPKFNPNAIGVPQPYLNKLKYRRTDHEDPRVKKTAFQISMAKPRPNSAEESNGPIYAFENLQACEEAPPSAAHFRFYQVEGDRYDYNTVPFNEDDPMSWTEDYLAWWPKPMEFRACYIKVKIVGPVEVNVRSRNMGGTHRRTVGKLYGIRDVKSTRDRNQPNVSSACLEFKCSGMLYDQDRVDRTLVKVIPQGSCHRASVNSMLHEYLVNHLPLAVNNDTSEYTMLAPLDPLGHNYGIYTVTDQDPRTAKEIALGRCFDGTSDGSSRVMKSNVGVALTFNCVERQVGRQSAFQYLQSTPARPPNGRRVASRRQQRASRGGQSQRGGAASLRFSGVAQRPVSN; the protein is encoded by the exons ATGGTGGGGCCCAAGGCCTGGGTGTTCTCCCTCCTGCTCCTGGAGGCCACATCTGTCTTGG GGAGGCAGATGATGCTCTCCCAGTCGGTGAGAAGAGTCCGGCCTACGAAGAGGACCCCCAGCATCATGGCCAAGCCTGCTGACACCCTGGAGA GTCCTGGCGAGTGGACGACATGGTTCAACATCGACCACCCCGGCGGGAAGGGCGACTACGAGCGGCTGGACGCCATCCGCTTCTACTACGGGGACCGCGTGTGTGCCCAGCCCCTGCGGCTCGAGGCCCGGACCACCGACTGGACGCCCGCGGTCAGGACGGGCCAGGTGGTCCACGGCAGCCCGCGCGAGGGCTTCTGGTGCCTCAACCGGGAGCAGCGGCCTGGCCGGAACTGCTCCAACTACACCGTGCGCTTCCTCTGCCCGCCAG GGTCCCTGCGCCGAGACATGGAGCACGTCTGGAACCAGTGGTCTCCCTGGAGCAAGTGCTCGGCTGCCTGTGGTCACACTGGGGTCCAGACTCGTACCCGCACCTGCTTGGCAGAGACGGTGTTGCTGTGCAGCGAGGCCACCGAGGAGGGCCGGCTCTGTATGGGCCGGGCCTGTGCAG CCTGTGACCTGACCTGCCCCATGGGTCAGGTGAATGCTGACTGTGATGCCTGCATGTGTCAGGACTTCGTGCTGCACGGGGCTATTGCCCTCCCTGGGGGTGCCCCAGCCTCAGGGGCCACTGTCTACCTGCTGACCAAGACACCTAAGCTGCTGACTCAGACAGACAGTCGTGGGAAGTTCCGAGTCCCTGGTTTGTGCCCTGATGGCAAGAGCATCCTGAAGATCACAAAGACCAAGTTTgcccccctcatgctcacaaTGCCCAAGACCAGCCAGAAGGCAGCTGTCGTCACTGCAGAGTTCGTGAGGGCAG AGACTCCTTACATTGTGATGAGCCCTGAGACGAAAGCACGGAAAGCTGGGCAGAGCGTGTCCTTGTGCTGTAAGGCCACAGGAAAGCCCAGTCCGGACAAATATTTCTG GTACCACAACAATACGCTGCTGGACCCCTCCCTCTACAAGCATGAGAGCAAGCTGGTGCTGAGGAAACTGCAGCAGGACCAGGCCGGGGAGTATTTCTGTAAGGCCCAGAGTGACGCGGGGGCTGTCAAGTCCAAGGTTGCCCAGCTGACTGTCATAG CCCCTGATGAGATCCCTTGCAACCCAAACCCTGAGAGCTACCTTATCCGGCTGCCCCATGACTGCTTCCAGAATGCCACCAACTCCTTCTACTATGACGTGGGCCGCTGCCCTGTCAAGACCTGTGCAGGGCAGCAGGATAATGGGATCAGGTGCCGGGATGCTGTGGAGAACTGCTGTGGCATCTCCAAGACAGAGGAGAGGGAGATCAAGTGCAGTGGGTACACACTGCCCACCAAGGTAGCCATGGAGTGCAGCTGCCAGCGGTGTACAGAGACCCGGAGCATTGTGCGGGGCCGGGTCAGTGCCGCTGACAATGGGGAGCCCATGCGCTTTGGTCATGTGTACATGGGGAACAGTCGTGTGAGCATGACTGGCTACAAGGGCACTTTCACTCTCCATGTCCCCCAGGACACAGAGAGGCTAGTGCTTACATTTGTAGACAGGCTGCAGAAGTTTGTCAATACCACCAAAGTGCTGCCCTTCAACAAGAAGGGAAGTGCGGTGTTCCATGACATCAAGATGCTTCGGCGGAAAGAGCCCATAACCTTGGAGGCCATGGAGACCAACATTATTCCCCTGGGGGAGGTGATTGGTGAAGACCCTGTGGCTGAGCTGGAGATCCCATCCAAGAGTTTCTATAGGCAGAATGGGGAGCCCTATACAGGAAAAGTCAAGGCCAGCGTGACCTTCCTGGATCCCCGGATTATTTCTACAGCCACAGCTGCCCAGAGTGACCTGAACTTTATCAACAATGATGGTGATACCTTCCCTCTTCGGACATACGGCATGTTCTCTGTGGACTTCAGAGACGAGGCCACCTCAGAGTCACTCAATGCTGGTATGGTGAAGGTTCACCTTGACTCAACCCAGGTCAAGATGCCAGAGCATGTGTCCACGATGAAACTCTGGTCACTCAATCCAGACACAGGACTGTGGGAGGAAGAAAGTGACTTCAAATTCGAAGGTCAGAGGCGGAACAAAAGGGAAGAGAGAACCTTCCTGGTGGGCAACATGGAGATTCGTGAGAGGAGGCTTTTTAACCTGGATGTCCCTGAAAGCAGGAGGTGTTTTATCAAGGTGAGAGCCTACCGGAGTGAGAGGTTCTTGCCTAGTGAGCAAATCCAGGGGGTGGTGGTCTCTGTGATCAACCTGGAGCCCAGAACTGGCTTCTCATCCAACCCCAGGGCCTGGGGTCGCTTTGACAGTGTCATCACAGGCCCCAATGGGGCCTGTCTTCCTGCCTTCTGCGATGACCAGTCCCCTGATGCCTACTCTGCCTATGTCTTGGCAAGCCTGGCTGGGGAGGAACTGGAAGCAGTGGAGTCTTTTCCTAAATTCAACCCAAATGCAATTGGCGTCCCTCAACCCTACCTCAACAAACTCAAGTACCGGCGGACAGACCATGAGGACCCGCGGGTTAAGAAGACAGCTTTCCAGATCAGCATGGCCAAGCCAAGGCCCAACTCAGCTGAGGAGAGCAATGGCCCCATCTACGCTTTTGAGAACCTCCAGGCATGTGAGGAGGCACCACCCAGTGCAGCCCACTTCCGGTTCTACCAGGTTGAAGGGGATCGGTATGACTACAACACCGTCCCTTTCAACGAAGATGATCCCATGAGCTGGACCGAAGACTACCTGGCATGGTGGCCCAAGCCGATGGAATTCAGAGCCTGTTATATCAAAGTGAAAATTGTAGGGCCAGTGGAGGTGAATGTGCGGTCCCGCAACATGGGTGGTACCCATCGGCGGACAGTGGGGAAGCTGTACGGAATCCGGGATGTGAAAAGCACACGGGACAGGAACCAGCCCAATGTCTCCTCTGCCTGCCTAGAGTTCAAGTGCAGTGGGATGCTCTATGACCAGGACCGTGTGGACCGCACATTGGTGAAGGTTATCCCCCAGGGCAGCTGCCACCGAGCCAGTGTGAACTCCATGCTGCATGAGTATCTGGTCAACCACCTGCCACTGGCAGTCAACAATGACACCAGCGAGTATACCATGCTGGCACCCTTGGACCCACTGGGCCACAACTATGGCATCTACACCGTCACTGATCAGGACCCTCGCACGGCCAAGGAGATCGCACTTGGCCGGTGCTTTGATGGCACGTCTGACGGCTCCTCCAGAGTCATGAAGAGTAACGTGGGAGTGGCCCTCACCTTTAACTGCGTAGAGAGGCAGGTGGGCCGCCAGAGTGCCTTCCAGTACCTCCAAAGTACCCCAGCCCGGCCCCCCAATGGAAGAAGAGTAGCCTCGAGAAGGCAGCAACGGGCAAGTAGGGGTGGCCAGAGCCAGCGCGGAGGGGCAGCCTCTCTGAGGTTTTCTGGGGTTGCTCAACGGCCAGTGAGCAACTAA